From one Synergistaceae bacterium genomic stretch:
- a CDS encoding dicarboxylate/amino acid:cation symporter, translated as MGYIFKPWRNWSLFTRIMIGFVLGIVVGLFWGPGAKALNPLGTILTRLLTMVVAPLVLCLLVCAAADVGDGKKLGRMGIKTVVCFLLSTAIAIVLGLVTSNIIGVGTGVTIQQTTQAVSKAKEVSMLDTLINIIPNNPFEALSKQNLLQIIFFALILGFSLMKIGEPAKPLLDMFRAGQEAMKEITNIVLEFTPYGVFGLMANVVGSNGPEILIPYIKAIAAMYIAGAIYVIIVQAGIMVGVIGRVNPFKFLKTMKEAMAFVFATCSSVATIPLNLECTKRLGVDDETANFVIPFGAVMNMNGTAIYEAVAVVFTAQIFGIELGFTQQVMIMLTATLASIGTAGIPGSGLVMLTIVLSSVNLPMEAIGLLAGIDRILNMGRVIPNIVGDAASAVIVSRTEGTFKD; from the coding sequence ATGGGATATATCTTCAAGCCGTGGCGCAATTGGAGTTTGTTCACAAGAATAATGATAGGGTTTGTTCTGGGTATAGTTGTCGGACTGTTCTGGGGGCCGGGTGCAAAAGCTCTTAACCCTCTCGGGACAATCTTGACCCGTCTGCTCACAATGGTAGTTGCTCCGCTGGTGCTGTGCCTTCTTGTGTGCGCGGCAGCAGATGTCGGCGACGGAAAGAAGCTCGGACGAATGGGCATCAAGACCGTTGTATGCTTCCTGCTCAGCACGGCAATAGCAATCGTGTTAGGCCTCGTAACCTCGAACATTATCGGTGTCGGAACGGGAGTAACTATCCAGCAGACGACACAGGCAGTTTCCAAAGCAAAAGAAGTATCGATGCTGGACACCCTGATTAACATTATCCCCAACAACCCCTTTGAGGCACTCTCGAAGCAGAACCTTCTGCAGATAATATTCTTCGCGCTGATACTGGGCTTCTCGCTGATGAAGATCGGCGAACCGGCCAAGCCCCTGCTCGACATGTTCAGGGCGGGACAGGAAGCCATGAAGGAGATCACCAACATAGTGCTTGAGTTCACGCCTTACGGGGTGTTCGGACTTATGGCTAACGTAGTCGGGAGCAACGGCCCGGAGATTCTGATACCGTACATCAAGGCGATTGCGGCAATGTACATCGCGGGTGCAATCTATGTAATCATTGTTCAGGCAGGAATCATGGTCGGAGTAATCGGCAGGGTCAACCCCTTCAAGTTCCTTAAGACGATGAAGGAAGCTATGGCGTTCGTGTTCGCGACATGCTCGAGCGTTGCTACGATACCGCTGAACCTCGAATGCACGAAGAGGCTGGGAGTTGACGACGAGACTGCTAACTTCGTGATACCTTTCGGGGCAGTGATGAACATGAACGGCACGGCAATCTATGAGGCGGTTGCGGTAGTGTTCACGGCACAGATTTTCGGGATTGAGCTTGGCTTCACTCAGCAGGTTATGATTATGCTCACGGCTACTCTTGCTTCAATCGGGACGGCAGGTATCCCGGGCTCAGGACTCGTGATGCTTACGATAGTGCTTTCTTCGGTGAATCTTCCGATGGAGGCTATAGGTCTTCTCGCAGGGATTGACCGCATCCTCAACATGGGACGCGTTATCCCGAACATTGTCGGTGATGCTGCAAGTGCGGTGATAGTCTCGCGTACAGAAGGAACGTTCAAGGATTAA
- a CDS encoding putative Ig domain-containing protein encodes MKNFARVVLMAVAVLGLASCASAEYYNEGHSGTAADPYVIDTNADLVALRDRVNAGTESGDMYYKLTQNLNISSITDWEPIGTEEHPFTGHFDGNGKSIHINIDRGSNVAGLFGTVSTSEGFAVRSLTVSGTSNGRYAAGVVDTLNTSASVENCDFTGTIESRYYLWYGDIRTYAGGIVRNMSNGLVSNCTFNGVIKSGIAGNSDQPGYAGGIVANMTGGTVENCTVTAASEGIYAYSRNYASGIQPAYAGGIVGYANIANFEAIKDCTFSGTVASSQYAGGIVGYMQSGNLQSNNIVANTNAMSIIAGRYASGGIAGRIGESTLLESCDVSSLVTVSGDTTAEGIGGIVGLMNASTVRNNQSYATISGDVPNMGGVVGKLDAASYTISNNRYSSAEHGIGNNAQGVPSEEGCIKVGASISITTFSLPDATAESPYSATLTTDSSSAVVWSLTNSTTLPEGLSLDRNTGTISGTPKTAGDYTFTVKASPASGAPATKEFTLKVQAKSTTPNVPDNTDTDGDSNNGDNDGNSNDGDTNGNNNTNDNPTPPAPNNNNDAGESEGGGGCESGLGIMSLLLLGVMAFRKSGR; translated from the coding sequence ATGAAGAACTTTGCGCGTGTGGTACTGATGGCTGTTGCGGTGCTCGGGCTTGCGTCTTGTGCGTCTGCCGAGTACTACAACGAGGGGCATTCCGGGACTGCGGCGGATCCGTATGTGATTGACACGAACGCGGATCTGGTTGCGTTGCGGGACAGGGTGAATGCGGGTACGGAGTCGGGAGATATGTACTACAAGCTGACTCAGAATCTGAATATATCGTCTATCACTGACTGGGAGCCTATTGGAACAGAAGAGCACCCGTTCACTGGACACTTTGACGGCAACGGAAAATCGATTCATATCAATATAGACAGGGGAAGCAATGTTGCCGGACTATTTGGGACAGTTTCCACATCAGAGGGATTTGCTGTACGAAGCCTTACAGTAAGCGGAACTTCTAACGGGAGATATGCTGCTGGAGTCGTTGATACTCTAAATACTTCAGCTTCTGTTGAGAATTGTGATTTCACAGGAACGATCGAGAGCAGATACTATCTGTGGTACGGTGATATTCGTACATACGCAGGCGGTATAGTGAGAAATATGTCCAACGGTCTAGTGAGTAACTGCACGTTTAACGGTGTAATAAAAAGCGGCATCGCAGGTAATTCAGATCAACCTGGATATGCTGGTGGGATTGTAGCTAACATGACAGGCGGTACTGTGGAAAATTGTACTGTTACAGCAGCTTCAGAGGGCATATATGCGTATTCTCGTAATTATGCGTCAGGTATACAGCCAGCCTACGCGGGAGGAATAGTTGGCTATGCCAATATTGCGAACTTCGAGGCAATAAAGGACTGTACGTTTTCAGGAACAGTAGCAAGCAGTCAGTACGCAGGCGGTATTGTAGGTTACATGCAGAGCGGCAATCTCCAGAGCAACAATATCGTAGCCAATACAAACGCAATGAGTATTATAGCAGGCCGTTACGCATCAGGCGGAATCGCAGGACGTATCGGCGAGTCAACACTCCTCGAAAGCTGTGATGTATCCTCTCTCGTTACCGTCTCCGGCGACACAACGGCAGAAGGCATCGGCGGCATAGTCGGCCTCATGAACGCCTCCACCGTCCGCAACAACCAGTCCTACGCCACAATCTCGGGCGACGTTCCCAACATGGGCGGAGTCGTCGGCAAACTCGACGCGGCATCCTACACCATCAGCAACAACCGCTACTCCTCCGCAGAACACGGCATCGGCAACAACGCTCAGGGTGTCCCCAGCGAGGAAGGCTGTATCAAGGTCGGCGCAAGCATCTCCATCACAACATTTTCACTCCCAGACGCTACAGCAGAATCACCCTACTCCGCAACCCTCACGACTGACTCCAGCTCTGCGGTCGTGTGGTCGCTCACCAACAGCACAACCCTTCCCGAAGGCCTGAGCCTCGACAGAAATACAGGCACAATCTCGGGCACACCGAAAACTGCAGGAGACTACACCTTCACCGTCAAGGCAAGCCCGGCATCCGGCGCACCAGCAACGAAAGAGTTTACGCTTAAGGTTCAGGCGAAGAGCACAACTCCTAATGTCCCTGACAACACCGACACAGACGGCGACAGCAACAACGGAGATAACGACGGTAACAGCAACGATGGAGACACTAACGGCAATAACAACACCAACGACAACCCAACGCCTCCAGCCCCCAACAATAATAATGACGCTGGAGAATCAGAAGGCGGCGGCGGCTGTGAATCAGGTCTGGGAATTATGAGCCTGCTACTTCTCGGAGTTATGGCATTCAGGAAGTCCGGCAGGTAA